The following are encoded together in the Campylobacter concisus genome:
- a CDS encoding nucleotide sugar dehydrogenase yields the protein MKIAVVGLGYVGLPLAAAFSEKYEVVGFDVNAKRIEELKSGHDRTLELSNEQMKKAIDNGMKFSLNLDDIKKCNFFIVTVPTPIDKNKRPDLTPVVKATESVAKVLKKGDIVVYESTVYPGVTEEICVPLLEKSGLKFNKDFFCGYSPERINPGDKEHTVTKIKKITSGSTPEIADKVDEIYRSIITAGTHKASSIKVAEAAKVIENTQRDINIAFINELAMLFEKLHINTIDVLEAAGTKWNFLNFRPGLVGGHCIGVDPYYLTHKAQEVGYHPEMILAGRRINDDMGRYAADQVIKLMIRKGVLINKARVLVLGMTFKENCPDIRNSRVIDVVDELKDFGCKVDVTDPWADSAEVKHEYGFDLVKEYNLDDYDCIVIAVAHNEFKKLNLKGHLVYDIKNIYPEADARL from the coding sequence ATGAAAATAGCAGTAGTAGGACTTGGATATGTTGGACTTCCACTTGCAGCAGCTTTTAGCGAGAAGTACGAAGTAGTGGGCTTTGATGTAAATGCAAAGCGTATAGAAGAGCTTAAAAGTGGCCACGATAGAACGCTTGAACTTAGCAATGAGCAGATGAAAAAAGCTATCGATAATGGTATGAAATTTAGTCTAAATTTAGACGATATTAAAAAGTGCAACTTTTTCATCGTGACTGTACCAACTCCGATAGATAAAAACAAGCGCCCTGATCTAACTCCAGTCGTAAAAGCGACTGAGAGCGTGGCAAAAGTGCTTAAAAAAGGCGACATAGTTGTTTATGAAAGCACCGTTTATCCAGGCGTCACAGAAGAAATTTGTGTGCCGCTTCTTGAAAAAAGTGGGCTTAAATTTAACAAAGACTTCTTCTGCGGCTACTCACCAGAGCGTATAAACCCAGGTGACAAAGAGCACACAGTGACAAAGATCAAAAAGATCACAAGTGGCTCAACTCCAGAGATCGCTGACAAGGTCGATGAAATTTATCGCTCGATCATCACAGCCGGCACTCATAAGGCCTCAAGCATCAAGGTAGCCGAGGCTGCAAAAGTTATAGAAAATACACAGCGTGATATAAACATCGCCTTTATAAACGAGCTTGCGATGCTCTTTGAAAAGCTTCACATCAACACTATCGACGTGCTTGAGGCTGCAGGTACTAAGTGGAATTTCTTAAATTTCCGCCCAGGTCTAGTTGGTGGACACTGCATCGGTGTAGATCCATACTACCTCACTCACAAAGCTCAAGAGGTAGGCTATCATCCAGAGATGATCCTAGCAGGTCGCCGTATCAACGATGACATGGGAAGATACGCAGCTGATCAGGTTATAAAACTAATGATAAGAAAAGGCGTGCTTATTAACAAAGCCCGCGTACTTGTCCTTGGTATGACATTTAAAGAAAATTGCCCAGATATAAGAAATTCTCGCGTTATAGACGTAGTTGATGAGCTAAAAGACTTTGGCTGCAAAGTCGATGTGACCGATCCTTGGGCTGATAGTGCTGAGGTAAAACACGAGTACGGCTTTGATCTAGTAAAAGAGTATAACCTAGATGACTACGACTGCATCGTGATCGCCGTAGCTCATAATGAGTTTAAAAAGCTAAATTTAAAAGGCCATTTAGTTTACGATATAAAAAATATCTACCCAGAGGCTGACGCTAGGCTGTAA
- a CDS encoding ecotin family protein produces the protein MRKFLLFIAACVLPFALLAGENVAKTEENIFELPISKMPPDYFKYEVAFFKEIEIDCNFAFLLGGKLEEKEDARGIYYKFSGGDELAQTMMLCKDGKKKRRVYYEFTKILPGVSPIRIITPKGVSAEIRMYERVKKIEAKKKGKSK, from the coding sequence ATGAGAAAATTTTTACTTTTTATCGCAGCTTGCGTGCTTCCATTTGCGCTTTTGGCAGGCGAAAACGTGGCAAAAACCGAGGAAAATATTTTTGAGCTACCTATCTCAAAGATGCCACCTGATTATTTTAAATACGAAGTCGCTTTTTTTAAAGAGATAGAAATCGACTGCAACTTTGCCTTTTTGCTCGGCGGAAAGCTTGAAGAAAAAGAGGACGCGCGCGGGATTTATTATAAATTTAGCGGCGGGGATGAGCTAGCGCAAACGATGATGCTATGCAAGGACGGAAAGAAAAAGAGGCGGGTTTATTATGAATTTACTAAAATTTTACCAGGCGTTAGCCCTATTAGAATCATAACTCCAAAAGGTGTAAGTGCGGAAATAAGAATGTATGAACGCGTAAAAAAGATAGAAGCAAAAAAGAAAGGAAAAAGTAAATGA
- a CDS encoding UDP-glucose dehydrogenase family protein has protein sequence MRVAVIGTGYVGLVSGACFAKMGNSVICVDVDNKKIEALKNGVVPIYEPGLADIVSECYKNGSLKFSTQITEALEHADVLFIAVGTPMGADGQADLKYVLSVAKSIGENLSKPLIVVDKSTVPVGTGTKVHEIIEAELKKRNVEVKFEVVSNPEFLKEGAAVEDFLKPDRVVIGASSEWGFSAMRELYEPFMKNHDRLICMDVKSAEMTKYAANSMLATKISFINEIANICERVGADVNLVRKGIGSDSRIGYSFIYPGCGYGGSCFPKDVEALIYTARQNGFEPELLNAVESRNKAQKRVLFDKIYNFFGGDLKGKTIALWGLAFKPNTDDMREASSLTLIKLLDEAGAKVVAYDPKSSEEAKKYMPNLDVKYAKNKYDALNNADAMVLVTEWSEFRSPDFMEIKERLKNAVIFDGRNQYNAKILAEHGFKYFQIGVKA, from the coding sequence ATGAGAGTGGCAGTAATTGGAACTGGATATGTTGGGCTAGTAAGTGGTGCATGCTTTGCTAAGATGGGCAACAGCGTGATCTGCGTCGATGTTGATAATAAAAAGATCGAAGCACTAAAAAACGGCGTCGTGCCGATATATGAGCCAGGGCTTGCTGATATTGTAAGTGAGTGCTACAAAAATGGCTCGCTTAAATTTAGCACGCAGATAACTGAGGCGCTAGAGCATGCAGACGTGCTATTCATAGCAGTTGGTACACCTATGGGCGCTGATGGGCAGGCGGATTTAAAATACGTTCTCTCGGTTGCTAAGTCTATCGGAGAAAATTTAAGCAAACCGCTAATCGTAGTTGATAAATCAACCGTTCCAGTGGGTACTGGAACTAAGGTGCATGAGATTATCGAGGCTGAGCTTAAAAAGAGAAATGTAGAGGTTAAATTTGAGGTAGTCTCAAACCCAGAGTTTTTAAAAGAGGGTGCGGCGGTTGAGGACTTTTTAAAGCCAGACCGCGTAGTTATCGGAGCTAGCAGCGAGTGGGGCTTTAGCGCGATGAGAGAGCTTTATGAGCCATTTATGAAAAATCACGACAGGCTAATTTGTATGGACGTAAAGTCAGCAGAAATGACAAAATATGCTGCAAATTCGATGCTAGCAACAAAGATAAGTTTTATAAATGAGATAGCAAATATCTGTGAACGCGTGGGCGCTGATGTAAATTTAGTAAGAAAAGGTATCGGCAGCGACTCAAGGATCGGATATAGCTTTATCTATCCAGGCTGCGGATACGGCGGCAGCTGCTTTCCAAAAGACGTCGAGGCGCTCATCTACACAGCTAGGCAAAATGGCTTTGAGCCAGAGCTTTTAAACGCGGTCGAGTCAAGAAATAAGGCTCAAAAAAGAGTGCTGTTTGATAAAATTTATAACTTCTTTGGCGGCGATCTAAAGGGCAAGACGATTGCACTTTGGGGGCTTGCGTTTAAACCAAATACCGATGATATGAGAGAGGCTAGCTCGCTAACTTTGATAAAACTTTTGGATGAGGCTGGCGCAAAAGTGGTGGCGTATGATCCAAAATCAAGCGAAGAAGCTAAAAAATATATGCCAAATTTAGATGTAAAATACGCTAAAAATAAATATGACGCGCTTAATAACGCCGATGCTATGGTGCTTGTGACCGAGTGGAGCGAGTTTAGATCGCCTGATTTTATGGAGATAAAAGAGAGGCTAAAAAATGCCGTTATTTTTGACGGACGTAACCAATACAACGCTAAAATTTTAGCTGAGCATGGATTTAAGTATTTCCAAATCGGAGTAAAGGCATGA
- the galE gene encoding UDP-glucose 4-epimerase GalE, protein MKILITGGAGYIGSHVVKALLKQGKDEITIIDNLCKGSQKALEALQKIGNFKFINANLEDDLSEIFANGKFDAIIHFAAFIEVFESMSEPLKYYLNNTANVARVLRYAKTYNVNKFIFSSTAAVYGEPDVAEVSETTPTNPINPYGRSKLMSEQIIKDYAASNENFKFAILRYFNVAGADEEGLIGQNYPNATHLIKVAVQTILGKRESMSIFGDDYATKDGTCVRDYIHVSDLADAHISALEYIGQNGSETFNVGYGRGFSVKEVIETAKKVSGVNFKVLNAPRRDGDPAILISNASKLRSLTSWKPKRDDLALIIKTALEWEKKI, encoded by the coding sequence TTGAAGATTTTAATAACAGGTGGTGCTGGATATATCGGCAGCCACGTAGTAAAAGCACTTTTAAAGCAAGGCAAAGATGAGATAACCATCATCGATAATCTCTGCAAAGGCTCACAAAAAGCACTTGAGGCACTCCAAAAAATAGGAAATTTTAAATTTATAAACGCAAATTTAGAAGATGATCTAAGTGAAATTTTTGCAAACGGTAAATTTGATGCGATTATCCATTTTGCAGCGTTTATCGAGGTCTTTGAGAGTATGAGTGAGCCGCTAAAATACTATCTAAACAACACAGCAAACGTCGCAAGGGTGCTAAGATATGCAAAGACTTACAACGTAAATAAATTTATATTTAGCTCAACCGCCGCAGTTTACGGCGAGCCAGACGTGGCAGAAGTTAGCGAAACAACGCCTACAAATCCGATAAATCCATACGGCAGAAGCAAACTCATGAGCGAGCAGATCATTAAAGATTACGCCGCTTCAAATGAAAATTTCAAATTTGCTATACTTCGCTATTTTAACGTAGCAGGCGCAGACGAGGAGGGGCTCATAGGTCAAAACTATCCAAACGCCACGCACCTTATTAAGGTAGCTGTGCAAACTATACTTGGCAAGCGTGAGAGCATGAGTATCTTTGGCGATGACTACGCTACAAAAGATGGCACATGCGTTAGAGACTACATCCACGTTAGCGATCTAGCAGACGCCCATATAAGTGCACTTGAGTACATCGGCCAAAATGGCAGCGAAACTTTTAACGTGGGATATGGCAGAGGATTTAGTGTAAAAGAGGTCATCGAGACCGCAAAAAAGGTAAGTGGGGTAAATTTTAAGGTGCTAAATGCGCCAAGAAGGGACGGCGATCCAGCTATCCTTATCTCAAACGCAAGCAAACTGCGCTCGCTAACAAGCTGGAAGCCAAAAAGAGATGACCTAGCGCTCATCATAAAAACTGCCCTTGAGTGGGAAAAGAAAATTTAA
- a CDS encoding helix-turn-helix domain-containing protein has protein sequence MLNLPQIVSKEEEEEFLKNVANNVKRIRQEKGFSQLETALSIGQASNGFYANMENFTDNKRFNILHLFKLSKLFNCDIADFFKGA, from the coding sequence ATGCTAAATTTGCCACAAATTGTTTCAAAAGAAGAAGAGGAAGAATTCCTAAAAAATGTGGCAAATAATGTAAAAAGAATAAGACAAGAAAAAGGTTTTAGCCAGCTTGAAACCGCTCTTAGCATAGGACAAGCCTCAAATGGTTTTTATGCAAATATGGAAAATTTTACAGATAATAAACGCTTTAATATACTCCATCTTTTTAAGCTCTCAAAACTATTTAATTGTGATATTGCTGATTTTTTTAAAGGTGCATAA
- a CDS encoding DNA ligase, whose product MRIIFAVLALLNFAFSLDLLRLSEYKDQNVSGWLASEKLDGVRAYWDGENLLSRQGKKLNAPLSFTKNFPKFALDGELYAKELKFEEIQATVMDKLPDEKAWKRLKFHVFDVPEASGGLLDRLEVLAKFLKNEPNHNLIIIKQIKMRDNAQFLKFTESIIAKGGEGAVVREPNAPYERKRSKNVLKFKKFKDAECEVIAINKGSGKYAKFAGSLTCKALGGKDDEEKAGEPKPGTIFKIGSGLSDEKRRNPPKIGSIITYKFQNLTAKGKPRFPIFLRVRED is encoded by the coding sequence ATTAGAATAATTTTTGCGGTTTTAGCCCTTTTAAATTTTGCATTTTCTCTTGACCTGCTGCGACTTAGCGAGTATAAAGATCAAAATGTCAGTGGCTGGCTAGCTAGCGAGAAGCTTGATGGCGTGCGTGCCTACTGGGACGGAGAGAATTTACTCTCAAGACAGGGCAAAAAGCTAAATGCACCGCTAAGTTTTACTAAAAATTTCCCAAAATTTGCGCTCGATGGCGAGCTTTATGCTAAAGAGCTTAAGTTTGAAGAAATTCAAGCAACAGTGATGGATAAGTTGCCAGATGAAAAGGCGTGGAAAAGGCTTAAATTTCACGTTTTTGACGTGCCAGAGGCAAGTGGTGGCTTGCTTGACCGTCTTGAAGTTTTGGCTAAATTTCTAAAAAATGAGCCAAATCACAATTTAATCATCATAAAACAGATAAAAATGCGAGATAACGCCCAGTTTTTGAAATTTACTGAAAGTATCATCGCAAAAGGCGGAGAGGGAGCAGTCGTACGTGAGCCAAATGCACCGTACGAGCGAAAACGAAGTAAAAATGTGCTTAAATTTAAGAAATTTAAAGACGCCGAGTGCGAAGTAATCGCTATAAATAAAGGTAGCGGCAAATATGCGAAATTTGCTGGCTCGCTTACCTGCAAAGCGCTTGGTGGCAAAGATGACGAAGAAAAAGCTGGCGAGCCAAAACCTGGCACTATCTTTAAAATAGGCTCAGGACTAAGCGATGAAAAGCGCCGAAATCCCCCAAAGATAGGCTCTATCATCACATATAAATTTCAAAATTTAACAGCCAAAGGCAAGCCAAGGTTTCCTATATTTTTGAGGGTTAGAGAGGATTAA
- a CDS encoding DNA-3-methyladenine glycosylase I — protein sequence MRRCEWAKGELDIAYHDNEWGKVVKDDRKFFEMIVLEGFQAGLSWHGVLQKREAMREAFDGFDPEKIKHYGEAEIAKFMQNERLIRNQLKLKSLSANALAFLSITQEFGSFYDYLWGYLLRKFDPKFDGKQIINHYQDIKQVPATTPMSDFVARDLKKRGFKFLGSVSTYAFLQSVGVVDDHMDYCFCKAKA from the coding sequence ATGAGGCGATGCGAATGGGCAAAAGGCGAGCTTGATATAGCTTACCACGATAATGAGTGGGGTAAAGTCGTAAAAGATGATAGAAAATTTTTCGAAATGATAGTTCTGGAGGGCTTTCAGGCTGGACTTTCGTGGCATGGAGTGCTTCAAAAAAGAGAGGCTATGAGAGAGGCATTTGACGGCTTTGATCCAGAGAAGATCAAGCATTACGGCGAGGCTGAGATAGCTAAATTTATGCAAAATGAGAGGCTGATTCGTAACCAATTAAAACTAAAATCGCTTTCTGCAAACGCCCTTGCATTTTTATCCATAACACAAGAATTTGGCAGCTTTTATGACTATTTGTGGGGGTATTTGCTAAGAAAATTTGATCCAAAATTTGACGGCAAGCAGATCATAAATCACTATCAAGATATCAAACAAGTGCCAGCCACTACGCCTATGTCAGACTTTGTGGCAAGGGATCTAAAAAAGCGAGGGTTTAAATTTTTAGGCTCTGTTAGCACCTATGCATTTTTGCAAAGTGTGGGCGTTGTAGATGATCATATGGATTATTGTTTTTGCAAGGCAAAAGCTTGA
- a CDS encoding NAD-dependent epimerase, whose protein sequence is MKILVTGTAGFIGFHLANALVKRGDEVVGYDVINDYYDVNLKLARLKTAGFDTSEIDYGKLIISKTHPNLKFIKADLADEKTMKELFAKEKFDVVVNLAAQAGVRYSLINPKAYIDSNITGFMNILECCRHNEIKNLVYASSSSVYGLNENMPFSTHEAVNHPISLYAATKKSNEMMAHTYSHLFNVPTTGLRFFTVYGPWGRPDMALFLFVDAALKDKTIDVFNYGKMKRDFTYVDDIVKGIIKCIDNPAKPNPNWDAKHPDPATSKAPFKVYNIGNNSPVELMDYIKAVEIKIGREIKKNFLPLQAGDVPATFADVSDLVADFDYKPNTKVNDGVAKFVEWYCEFYGVEI, encoded by the coding sequence ATGAAAATTTTAGTAACTGGAACAGCTGGATTTATAGGATTTCATCTTGCGAATGCCCTTGTAAAAAGAGGCGATGAGGTCGTCGGATATGACGTGATAAATGACTATTACGACGTAAATTTAAAGCTTGCACGCCTAAAAACGGCTGGCTTTGATACGAGCGAGATAGACTACGGCAAGCTTATCATCTCAAAAACACATCCAAACTTAAAATTTATAAAAGCAGATCTCGCCGACGAAAAGACGATGAAAGAGCTTTTTGCCAAAGAAAAATTTGACGTAGTCGTAAATTTAGCCGCACAAGCTGGCGTTCGCTACTCGCTTATAAACCCAAAAGCCTACATCGACAGCAACATCACAGGCTTTATGAACATCCTCGAGTGCTGCCGCCACAATGAGATCAAAAATTTAGTCTATGCAAGCTCTAGCTCGGTTTATGGACTAAATGAGAACATGCCATTTTCTACGCACGAGGCGGTAAATCACCCTATAAGCCTCTACGCAGCGACCAAAAAGAGCAACGAGATGATGGCACATACTTATAGTCATTTATTCAACGTGCCAACGACTGGACTTCGCTTTTTTACAGTTTACGGACCATGGGGACGTCCTGATATGGCGCTATTTTTGTTTGTTGATGCAGCGCTTAAAGATAAAACTATCGACGTCTTTAACTACGGCAAGATGAAGCGTGACTTTACCTACGTGGACGATATTGTAAAGGGCATCATCAAGTGCATCGACAACCCTGCTAAGCCTAATCCAAACTGGGACGCAAAGCACCCAGACCCTGCCACTTCAAAAGCGCCGTTTAAGGTCTATAACATCGGCAATAATAGCCCAGTCGAGCTCATGGACTACATCAAGGCGGTTGAGATAAAGATCGGCCGTGAGATCAAGAAAAATTTTCTCCCACTTCAAGCAGGCGACGTGCCAGCAACATTTGCTGATGTGAGCGATTTGGTGGCTGACTTTGACTACAAGCCAAATACAAAAGTAAACGACGGCGTGGCTAAATTTGTTGAGTGGTACTGCGAGTTTTATGGAGTTGAGATTTAA
- a CDS encoding DUF4272 domain-containing protein, with the protein MPKTAQQRKDESIKILKKEGVAVLESLPLRYDNSEVTPRSVDEIIARAVCSFTAIMCACTIRDNGHLSEDEIAWAKDFLGDFYGDLSVKEKEVVEGRADINLAVNMGWKYESLWILLWALGIAEDIGKMDKICDCDFVMDVFREGGLKNRSKLRSLDEILSKLDLVYRYHWACVDARINGKKVAGLDEEVVMERRAGLEWLCCKGWENNDLRAEFNAWDYPDLNT; encoded by the coding sequence ATGCCAAAAACAGCACAACAAAGAAAAGACGAGAGCATAAAAATTTTAAAAAAAGAGGGCGTGGCTGTGCTTGAGAGTCTACCACTAAGGTATGACAATAGTGAAGTTACGCCAAGAAGCGTTGATGAGATCATTGCTCGTGCGGTTTGCTCATTTACAGCGATCATGTGTGCTTGCACTATCCGCGACAATGGCCACTTAAGTGAAGATGAGATAGCCTGGGCTAAAGACTTTTTGGGTGATTTTTATGGCGATCTAAGTGTAAAAGAAAAAGAGGTCGTAGAGGGCAGGGCTGATATAAATTTAGCCGTAAATATGGGCTGGAAGTATGAGTCGCTTTGGATATTGCTTTGGGCGCTTGGCATTGCCGAAGATATCGGTAAGATGGATAAAATTTGTGACTGTGATTTTGTGATGGACGTATTTAGAGAGGGCGGGCTCAAAAACCGCTCAAAGCTTCGCAGTTTGGATGAAATTTTAAGCAAACTTGACCTAGTTTATCGTTACCACTGGGCGTGTGTAGATGCTAGGATAAATGGCAAAAAGGTTGCTGGACTTGACGAAGAGGTCGTTATGGAGAGACGTGCAGGGCTTGAGTGGCTATGCTGCAAAGGTTGGGAAAATAACGATTTAAGAGCTGAATTTAACGCTTGGGACTACCCTGATTTAAATACGTAA
- a CDS encoding FAD-dependent oxidoreductase, with amino-acid sequence MRQKHFEVVIVGAGISGTALFYELAAFSDIKKVALLEKYDGVATLNSNGKGNSQTIHCGDIETNYTLEKAKKVSRVANMPVKYALKYNLDGKYMFAHQKMALAIGDAEVERMKERYESFRELFPYLEIYDKEKLKQIEPNVVFDANGNERPENIIAIGTQNGQFTTMDFGGLANSLVQNALNLGADGYEISLNSEVTDIKKAGDTFHIKINDGEVITANYVVVDAGGHSLFLAHKMGYGLHLSTLPVAGSFYFAKKRLLNGKVYMVQNDKLPFAALHGDPDILANGNTRFGPTALVIPKLERYHGCSSFFDFCKCLKFDKNVFEVFTNLLKDSDIRSYILRNFLFEVPFINKKEFVKDARKIVPSLSENDLSYAVNFGGVRPQVIDRNKKCLELGEGKISTGEGISFNMTPSPGATSCFEIARTDMIEACKFLGKKFNEEKFNAEFFG; translated from the coding sequence ATGAGGCAGAAGCACTTTGAAGTGGTAATTGTCGGAGCAGGCATTAGTGGGACGGCGCTCTTTTATGAGTTGGCTGCATTTAGCGACATAAAAAAAGTCGCACTTTTAGAAAAATATGACGGCGTAGCTACTCTAAATTCAAACGGCAAAGGCAACTCACAAACCATTCATTGTGGCGATATCGAGACAAACTACACACTAGAAAAAGCAAAAAAAGTCTCTCGTGTGGCAAATATGCCAGTAAAATATGCTCTAAAATACAATCTTGATGGCAAGTATATGTTCGCTCATCAAAAGATGGCACTAGCTATCGGAGATGCTGAAGTAGAGCGCATGAAAGAGAGATATGAGAGTTTTAGAGAGCTTTTTCCTTACCTTGAAATTTACGACAAAGAGAAGTTAAAACAAATCGAGCCAAACGTCGTTTTTGACGCAAATGGTAATGAGAGGCCAGAAAACATCATCGCCATAGGCACGCAAAATGGGCAGTTTACGACGATGGACTTTGGCGGCTTAGCAAATTCACTTGTGCAAAATGCGCTGAATTTAGGCGCAGATGGCTACGAGATCAGTCTAAACTCAGAAGTAACTGATATAAAAAAGGCGGGCGATACATTTCACATAAAGATAAATGATGGCGAAGTGATCACTGCAAACTACGTTGTAGTAGATGCTGGAGGACACTCGCTATTTTTGGCTCACAAGATGGGTTATGGGCTTCATCTTAGCACATTGCCCGTTGCTGGAAGCTTTTATTTCGCAAAAAAACGCTTACTAAACGGCAAAGTCTATATGGTGCAAAACGATAAGCTACCATTTGCCGCGCTTCATGGCGATCCAGATATCCTAGCTAATGGAAACACTCGCTTTGGACCAACGGCTCTAGTCATACCAAAACTAGAGAGATATCACGGCTGTTCAAGCTTTTTTGACTTTTGTAAATGTCTAAAATTTGATAAAAATGTCTTTGAAGTCTTTACAAATCTCTTAAAAGATAGCGACATCAGATCTTATATTTTAAGAAATTTCTTATTTGAAGTGCCATTTATCAATAAAAAAGAATTTGTAAAAGATGCTAGAAAGATCGTACCAAGCCTAAGTGAAAATGACCTAAGCTATGCTGTAAATTTTGGCGGCGTAAGGCCACAAGTTATCGACCGTAATAAAAAGTGCCTTGAGCTTGGCGAGGGCAAGATAAGCACAGGCGAGGGCATAAGTTTTAATATGACTCCAAGTCCTGGGGCTACGAGTTGCTTTGAAATAGCAAGAACTGATATGATCGAAGCCTGTAAATTTTTAGGTAAAAAATTTAACGAAGAGAAATTTAACGCTGAGTTTTTTGGATAA
- a CDS encoding TonB-dependent receptor domain-containing protein, producing the protein MGGDGNDLSYLLKLGYSFLDAHRISISREHNEFKGIYPIRAEFGSSHANDDHRKYERDTTTLKYEYKPSNLLNLEVTAYNTEHKKDDPVLKILGVKTNGINAKAKSIVETGALTQTLRYGAEFYQSKNFNKPNNHYPEKVNNYSIYAEDALNFSSLTVTPGIRYTHHELKSYDGRAGNVKSYTYKYNEFTPALALDYEILKGLNAFASYARVFRGPDVMESMMASGSSRGRALNWSANKDLKATTGNSYETGLKYHGDINEVSSYSLSAKYFMTKYKNLIVDNNTANGALKRINAGGADISGVELLARLNLDALSLAASYTHQNVKYKDRVVNTERGGYYTSNVIGYRDQGDKYTFNAEYAFSSIDTLIGYNLIYFASKNTISASDNKNAKIPSYAVSDIYASYTPSSGKFKGLEINAGIYNLFNKTYASQSQRMADYTGNPDYVDWEPGRNFKVNVSYKF; encoded by the coding sequence ATAGGAGGCGATGGAAACGACCTTAGCTATCTTTTAAAGCTTGGCTATAGCTTCCTTGATGCGCATAGAATTTCTATCTCAAGAGAGCATAATGAATTTAAGGGCATTTATCCTATAAGAGCAGAATTTGGTAGTTCGCATGCAAATGATGACCACCGCAAATACGAGCGCGATACGACAACGCTAAAATACGAATACAAGCCTAGTAATCTTTTGAATTTAGAGGTAACGGCATATAATACCGAGCATAAAAAAGATGATCCGGTCTTAAAAATTTTAGGCGTAAAGACAAACGGCATAAATGCAAAGGCTAAGAGTATAGTCGAGACCGGCGCTTTGACGCAGACGCTTAGATACGGCGCTGAGTTTTACCAAAGTAAAAATTTTAACAAGCCAAATAATCACTATCCTGAAAAGGTAAATAACTACTCTATCTACGCAGAGGATGCGCTAAATTTTAGCTCGCTAACCGTTACTCCAGGCATCAGATACACCCATCACGAGCTAAAAAGCTACGATGGTAGAGCCGGAAATGTAAAGAGTTACACTTATAAATACAATGAATTTACCCCAGCGCTTGCGCTTGACTATGAGATACTTAAAGGTCTTAACGCTTTTGCAAGCTATGCAAGAGTCTTTAGAGGACCTGATGTCATGGAGTCGATGATGGCAAGTGGAAGCAGCAGGGGCAGAGCCTTAAATTGGTCGGCAAATAAGGATCTAAAAGCGACAACTGGTAATAGCTACGAAACTGGTCTTAAATATCATGGTGATATAAATGAAGTTAGCTCATATAGCCTCTCTGCAAAATATTTCATGACAAAATATAAAAATTTAATAGTTGATAACAACACAGCAAATGGGGCTTTAAAGAGGATAAATGCTGGTGGTGCTGATATAAGCGGCGTTGAGCTACTTGCAAGGCTAAATTTAGACGCACTAAGCCTAGCTGCTAGCTACACTCATCAAAATGTAAAATATAAAGATAGAGTTGTAAACACAGAAAGGGGCGGATATTACACTTCAAATGTCATCGGCTACCGAGATCAGGGCGACAAATATACATTTAATGCAGAGTATGCATTTTCTAGCATTGATACGCTAATAGGCTACAATCTAATCTACTTCGCTTCAAAAAATACCATATCAGCTAGCGATAATAAAAATGCCAAAATACCAAGCTATGCAGTCAGCGATATCTATGCTAGCTATACGCCAAGTAGCGGTAAATTTAAGGGACTTGAGATAAATGCTGGAATTTACAACCTCTTTAATAAAACTTATGCTTCGCAGTCTCAAAGAATGGCTGATTATACAGGCAATCCAGACTACGTAGACTGGGAGCCAGGTAGAAATTTTAAGGTAAACGTATCTTATAAATTTTAA